The Natribaculum luteum genome contains the following window.
GTTGCATCGTACTCCCATGTGAGAGTGCGATCAACCGGGGTAGCAGATGCTCCAATTTGAATCGGTAGAAAGTGTCGTTAACATCACCGGAGGTATCGACACGGAATATGTGTTGGTTCAACGCGGCTTTAGGCCCTGACCATTGGAATACGTCGATTGTTGCAGACCAAGATAAAAGTGTATCTCCGGCTTCTACCTCATACCTTCTCTCCAAATCTCCGTCGAAGTAGTTGAACTCATCTTGCTCACCAGTCAGATTCTGAATCCGAATGATTGGGTATCCCTCGTCGCCCCACTCGCTTTTGCTGAATGCGTTCCCGTTCTGGTACTCGGCCAACTCACCAAGAGAGCGTACGATCCATTCCTCGGAATTGGATACGTCGCCGTCAACGAACTCATCTAAGGTGGCTTCGTCATTCATAATTGAGGGCCTCCATATGCTCATTCATTGTCGCCTCTATCTCGTCGCGCTCTGCCTGTAACTCACGTAACTTCGTCAGTTCCTCCTCTACGTCAATATCCTCCTCTGGTTCGGTCGTATCGACGTAGAGTGCGATGTTCAGGTTGTAGTCATTCTCGCGAATCTCGTCAAGCGACACCGTCCGACTCACACGCTCCTCGGTCGCCCACTCGCGGAAGTTCTCGACGATGTGATCGAGGCCGTCCTCGGTGAGTTCGTTCTGGTTCGACAACTCCTCGTAGAACGCTTCGTCGGCAGCGTGGATGAACTGTACCTCGCCCTCGCGCCCCTCGGGTTTGTCCGTGTTCAACACGAGAACGGCGGAGGGAATCGAGTTGTTCTGGAACAGGTTCTCGGGGAGGCCAACGATGGCTTCGACCATGTCGTTCTCCAGCATAGGCCTCCGGTAGCGTTGCTCGTGCTTCCGGAACAGCACACCATGGGGAATGACGATAGCCGCCTTCCCGCCCGTCCCATCCTTGTCGGGGCGCTTCAACTGCTTCGCCATGTGCATGATGAAGGCATAATCTCCCCGGTCAGCACGCGGGAGTTTCTCGTGCCAGTCAAAGCGGCCATACGGGTCGTCCTGAAGTTCGTCTTTCGCCCAATCAGCGGAGAACGGGAAGTTCGCCAGCACGCGGTCGAAGCGGGTGAGTTCGTTGTTCTCCTCGTCGGTGAACTGTGGACGCGAAAGAGAGTCTTCGCGCTTGATTTCCCCATCGAGGCCGTGGATGGAGAGGTTCATCTTCGCAATCGCCGCAATGTCGGGGTTGATTTCCTGCCCGGTAAACGTCAGCTTTGAGGAGTCACCGCCTTGCTCCTCGTAGTACCTAGCGGCCTCGATGAGCATCCCACCGGAGCCAACGGTCGGATCGTGGAACGTATCGCCGTCCTCGAAGTCATCGACAAGACGCACGCAGAGGTTGACGATGTGCGGCGGCGTAAAGAACTGCCCGCCGGACTTGCCTTCTTCCTCTGCGAAGTGGCGCACCAAGTCCATATACGCCTCCCCGAGCATGTCCGGGGGGACGCTATCGCGGTCGAGATCGTAGGTTCCGAGGTGTTCGAGTAGCCTGCTTAGTCTCCCATCGTCTAAAGCATCGGTGTCGCTGAAATCCGCCCGGAAAACCCCTCTCAATCCCGGATTCTCGGCAACTATTTCGGTGAAAGCATCATCAATCGCCTTATCGACGTTGTCGCTTACTGCACGGAGGTCGTCCCACAGATAGCCCTCGGGGACGATGGGAATGTCGTAGAGATTCTCCCGGCGGGCGAAGTCCTCGCCGTACTCCTCGACGTTCTGTTCGTACTGTACTTCGAACTCGTCGGAGATTGACTTGTAGTAAACGAGCGGGAGGATGTACTCCTTGTAGTCAGTCGGGTCAACGGCGTCTCGGATTATGTCGGCGCATTTGAACAGATGAGATTCCAACTCGTCCAGCGAAATGGCCATATCCTACTGGTCCTGTGCATACATAATATGCTCTGTGATTGAACGCGCAACGGATAGAAATATAGTCTATATCGGCATTCAGCAGGTCAGTGTCGTTGCCGATGGAAGATCCGTTTGCGACGTAAGTACCATCAGAAATGGTTCTGATATTGGAGACGGGTCTGCTGGCACGTTCCATCCGTTTCTGATGCTTGGAACGTTGTTGATGGTTCTACCGGAAATGACGTTGGAAACGTCTCAACCCTGCTTTGTCCGAACCAGCGTTGAGCCACGCCCACGGTATCTGGCGTTCCAACCGATATTGACGTTTCTAATGGTTCTGGCGTTCCTGACGTTTCTACTCAGTACTGCCACTGTTTCTGCGGTTAGATCCGTATGGTCGGTTAGAAAGGCCGGAACTGTTCGAGATGTCTTTGGTGACAGAACTGCTGGTAGCATTTCCTACGGTTCCAAAATCACTCCTTGAAGTACAGTCTCGAATCGGAGGGGGAGACGAATTTGCAGATACATTCGTGGTCTGGAGTGTTCCCAGAATCGAATTGTCGATGTACAACGCGGTTCTGTACCGTTTGTGTCGGATTTTCATTTGCGGTCCGGGGTGGGTTTCGGCCACTCATCACATTGTATCGGAGGCTCTAGATGACGTCCCTGCCACTCACTTAACGCTTAATGTAATTTCCACAATAGATACTTCGCGGGCTAGCCCGTCGTATCAGTATGGCCAACCAAGACTCAGCAATCTCCGACGAACACCTCCTCCTCGATGTTCTCGGGGATTCTCCTCGGATACGCATGTTAGCCGTCCTTATTGACTATCCCGACATCAAATTCGACCCGGCCAAACTCGCAGATTACGCTGGCTTGGACACACCTACCGTTCAGGACCATCTCCCCGAGTTGCGTAGGTGGGGTCTCGTCAAGACGGTCGGTGCTGGCCAGCAGTACCAGCTTGACACCGAGAACGGCGCAGCAAAAGCCCTGCAGAAGGTCGAATGGGAAGCCATCGAACACTACGCAGCAAAAGAGGATGCTGGCGAAGTTGACGCCGACAACAATCCAGTCCCTCAAGGCAACATGTCTGCACTGGATCTTCCAGACCTTCCCGATGACAGTATATTTCGCGACGAGGATTACGTCCGAATGTATCGAACCCTCGTCAACGATCCTGCGCTTGACATCCTCAAGACGCTCGCGAAACACAAACGAATGAGTATAGGCGAGCTAGCAGAGGCACTTGATAGACCGCATGATGATCTCCCTCACAACCTTTGGAATCTCAAGCGTGTCGCACTCATCCGTGAGGGCAAAGACCCGAACACCGGGAGAGAAGAGCCGTACTCATATTATTCAATTACCGATCTCGGTCGGACTGTCCTCGATGAAGGGGTAAAGGAGGGTGTTCGTCAACTGGCGCAGGAAGAAGATGCGATCCAACAAAGATACTACGAGGAGTAGAGTCAGGGCGCAGGTAGTGTCTGTTGGCCAACCGGGTCAATGAAGTACTCAACGACAATTTCTGTCTCCGACAACCGGCGCAAAGTCATCCAGCTCGCCGTTGAAAAGTTCGTCATCGCGCTACACTATTGAATGATACACCCCTCGTTTTGAAGGAGATTTTAGCCGAACACACCCTTCGTACCGGGTGAAATTCATGCAAGAGAGCCACTATACTTGCCGAATACCGCACAATTCACCCGGTATGAGGGGTGGTGATTTACACTTACAATGGCGGTTCCTAAGTCATCGAAATGATATGGGCATATATCGCCACTTCAGCCGTTGATGCGCCGGTTTACACTTACAATCTGGAGGGTGCCGATACACTTCCTTCATTCAAAACGAGGGGTGTGGCCGGGGGGAAGTTACACTTACAGACCGAAGAGTCCCCCTCCTCGAGTTACACTCACGACTCAGAGTATTCGACACAACCTACTCGGCCACGAACCGATGAGCAGACTCCAACCCAGCACGCCTGTCATGCTCCACATAGATACGCTCAGTCGTGTCAACAGAGGCGTGCCCCATTTGCTTAGACAACTCCCAAATACCCATATCCGTCTTATTCGCCATGTGAGTTCCATACCCATGTCGCAGTGAGTGAGCCGTAATCTTCCAGCGAGTACCCCCATTTGCATCCGTATATCCTAACTTCCGGTTGATGCCTGCATCAATGGCCGCATCACGAACAATCTCGTTAATCCGTTCGCCTCGAACCTTCCCACCACGTTCACCGACCAGTAGTTCATCTCGGTTTTTACGATTCAACGCATCTCGGTCTCCACCGTCAATCCATTGGCGCAGTAATCCATCGAGACTCGGGTGATACGCAACAACGCGAGTATAGTCGCTCTTACTGATTTCCTCACGAATCGTAATTTCGCGGCGTGGACGGTCGATGTCGTCTAACGTCAGCTCGGCCAATTCCCCTCTACGCATCCCTGTCTGCCAGAGAATCCGGATGACAAGTTTATCACGATTTTTGTGACGCTTCACGGCCTCTTCCATCAACCGCACTTCGGACTGATCAACTGCGTAACCCTCCCCGTCTTCCATCTGCCTATCCTGTTCGGTGGATTTCGTCAGGCCCAACTCACCATCGGTTCACTATCCGTTCGGTAGTTAGCAACGATTACAATCACAGAAGCGCCAATCTGTGCGAGGTAGGTGAAGGTATGCCGAGAGTGAGGTTATAGAAGAACATCTATGGCGGCAATGGCTGAAATTTTGCCCCTAGCCGTCCACTTCAGACGGTCATAGATAATACCGTGGTCACAAGAGAATGTTGTCATAACATCCCCGATCCGCATCCGGCCATGTATACCGGGATAATCACCGTCAACACACCAATCGTGTATCGGATACCCTTATGATAGGGCATCACGACATTCTGACCCTCGGAGAACCACATAAAAATGGTTGTGAGTGAGAAAAACGCCATACCGTACGTTTTCACCACGTTAGCGTACGGAAGACACATCGGTTCCACAGGTGATGCGTCCAGTAGTCCGATGATGAGGAATGCAGTACCGGTAAAATACCCGGCCAACACTACTCGTCGATAATTCTCGGGGGACGGTTCATCGACCTCCCCCGCAATAGGCGGTAAATCAGGCTCCCAAGGGAACCACGATCGAGACAACAACCGTGGACTAAGCCATTCGGACCAGAAATCATATCCAAGTGTAAGGGCGAAGAGACTTACTCCGATCCATACCAGCAGCCCTACCATCAATCAAGATTAGTCCGACATTCCACCGAGCGTTTGTTGTTCGCTCAGCGAGGGGCTAAACAGCTCCGTCACAGGACCCAATTGATCCGCACTGGCTTTCAG
Protein-coding sequences here:
- a CDS encoding type I restriction-modification system subunit M, with amino-acid sequence MAISLDELESHLFKCADIIRDAVDPTDYKEYILPLVYYKSISDEFEVQYEQNVEEYGEDFARRENLYDIPIVPEGYLWDDLRAVSDNVDKAIDDAFTEIVAENPGLRGVFRADFSDTDALDDGRLSRLLEHLGTYDLDRDSVPPDMLGEAYMDLVRHFAEEEGKSGGQFFTPPHIVNLCVRLVDDFEDGDTFHDPTVGSGGMLIEAARYYEEQGGDSSKLTFTGQEINPDIAAIAKMNLSIHGLDGEIKREDSLSRPQFTDEENNELTRFDRVLANFPFSADWAKDELQDDPYGRFDWHEKLPRADRGDYAFIMHMAKQLKRPDKDGTGGKAAIVIPHGVLFRKHEQRYRRPMLENDMVEAIVGLPENLFQNNSIPSAVLVLNTDKPEGREGEVQFIHAADEAFYEELSNQNELTEDGLDHIVENFREWATEERVSRTVSLDEIRENDYNLNIALYVDTTEPEEDIDVEEELTKLRELQAERDEIEATMNEHMEALNYE
- a CDS encoding tyrosine-type recombinase/integrase, translating into MEDGEGYAVDQSEVRLMEEAVKRHKNRDKLVIRILWQTGMRRGELAELTLDDIDRPRREITIREEISKSDYTRVVAYHPSLDGLLRQWIDGGDRDALNRKNRDELLVGERGGKVRGERINEIVRDAAIDAGINRKLGYTDANGGTRWKITAHSLRHGYGTHMANKTDMGIWELSKQMGHASVDTTERIYVEHDRRAGLESAHRFVAE